A DNA window from Mycolicibacter terrae contains the following coding sequences:
- a CDS encoding AAA family ATPase — MLGYLPAERVSLNWQTRPRGRFTSRIVDAAELPAAVGQVPQPSCVWFGVNPTSAQHGRGTAADVTRLAALYCELDDDDTSPAQMAAILADIIRVLGEPAAVVASGHGRHVYWPVTGGTITDEFTRDDAAALLARLYRIVCAVAAQHGAGTPDNVCELARVLRVPGTVNHKRDPVPVTLTVNAHADALTVADARQRLDAAEQQYPAPPAPPPPPVAPGDSSADRRYALATLDSHAGQLAGMAPETGRNNALNAAALRCYRLADGAGMDRAIVTATLTDAAQRAGTEGIAGTLASAARKADQEGAAYRPNNSTGPDLGDTTVTAAELGAEDQPHDGEPRPGTDKAAGWQPMDLGPYLRGEIRRPTPELGPPRSDGLRFLYPGKEHAIIGETESGKTWFALGAAAVEMKAGRDVVYIHYEEADPGSTIERLRRLGLPDATIAARLRFVAPINPVQSDWLAALLDPAPRLVIHDGVNEAMALHSAGIKDVEGAAEFRRRLILPCLRAGAATLACDHLPMIRDAGRRDAIGSVHKGNALDGARILLENVEPFGRGLRGASRVYITKDRPGYLRAQGEPSRAVPGKTYMGTLVVDDTDSAGPDFMTIWAPKADSDGTNLNVGPDASPVADAVVAVIAAQDGQRVESWRQLCAHLRAGGHKLGDAAIRDAVDDLVVAQRITAASGPRGATAYQLTPATAAGASNE; from the coding sequence GTGCTGGGATACCTGCCCGCCGAGCGTGTTTCGCTGAACTGGCAGACCCGCCCCCGCGGCCGGTTTACGTCCCGCATCGTGGACGCCGCCGAGCTGCCGGCCGCAGTCGGTCAGGTTCCGCAGCCGTCGTGCGTATGGTTCGGGGTCAACCCGACCAGCGCACAACATGGCCGCGGGACCGCTGCTGACGTGACCCGGCTCGCTGCCCTGTACTGCGAACTGGACGACGACGACACCAGCCCGGCACAGATGGCGGCGATCCTCGCCGACATAATCCGGGTGCTCGGCGAACCCGCCGCCGTCGTCGCGTCCGGGCACGGCCGGCACGTTTACTGGCCGGTCACCGGCGGCACCATCACCGACGAGTTCACCCGCGACGACGCCGCCGCCCTACTGGCCCGCCTGTATCGGATCGTGTGCGCTGTCGCGGCCCAGCATGGCGCCGGCACACCGGACAACGTGTGCGAGCTGGCCCGCGTACTGCGCGTACCCGGCACCGTCAACCACAAACGGGACCCGGTGCCGGTCACGCTCACAGTCAATGCCCACGCCGACGCCCTCACCGTCGCCGACGCCCGGCAACGACTCGACGCCGCCGAACAGCAGTACCCGGCACCGCCTGCACCACCGCCACCGCCGGTGGCCCCCGGTGACAGCAGCGCGGACAGACGGTACGCCCTGGCGACGCTAGACAGCCATGCCGGCCAACTGGCCGGCATGGCACCGGAGACGGGACGCAACAACGCCCTCAATGCCGCGGCGCTGCGCTGCTACCGGCTCGCAGACGGCGCCGGCATGGACCGGGCCATCGTCACCGCCACACTCACCGACGCCGCCCAGCGGGCCGGCACGGAAGGCATCGCCGGCACCCTGGCCTCGGCGGCACGCAAAGCAGACCAGGAAGGCGCCGCGTACCGGCCCAACAACAGCACCGGCCCAGACCTCGGCGACACCACCGTGACCGCCGCCGAACTCGGCGCCGAAGATCAACCCCACGATGGGGAACCGCGGCCCGGCACTGACAAGGCGGCCGGCTGGCAGCCAATGGACCTCGGCCCGTACCTGCGCGGCGAAATCCGACGCCCCACACCCGAACTTGGGCCACCCCGATCGGACGGGCTGCGGTTCCTCTACCCAGGCAAGGAGCACGCCATCATCGGCGAAACCGAGTCGGGCAAAACGTGGTTCGCGCTCGGTGCCGCAGCTGTCGAAATGAAAGCCGGCCGTGACGTGGTCTACATCCACTACGAGGAAGCCGACCCCGGGTCCACGATCGAACGGCTACGCCGCCTCGGGCTGCCGGATGCCACGATCGCCGCCCGGCTGCGGTTCGTTGCGCCGATCAACCCGGTGCAGTCCGACTGGCTCGCCGCACTGCTAGACCCGGCGCCCCGCCTCGTCATCCACGACGGGGTGAACGAGGCGATGGCACTGCACAGCGCCGGCATTAAGGACGTTGAGGGGGCCGCCGAGTTCCGGCGTCGCCTCATCCTGCCCTGCCTGCGCGCCGGCGCCGCCACCCTGGCGTGCGACCACCTGCCGATGATCCGCGACGCCGGCCGCCGCGACGCCATCGGCAGTGTGCACAAAGGCAACGCGCTCGACGGTGCCCGCATCCTGCTGGAGAACGTCGAACCGTTCGGCCGTGGCCTGCGCGGCGCATCCCGCGTCTACATCACCAAGGACAGGCCCGGATACCTGCGCGCACAGGGGGAACCCAGCCGGGCAGTGCCGGGGAAAACCTATATGGGCACGCTCGTGGTGGACGACACCGACAGCGCCGGCCCGGACTTCATGACGATATGGGCACCCAAGGCCGACAGCGACGGCACCAACCTCAACGTCGGCCCCGACGCCAGCCCGGTAGCCGACGCGGTGGTCGCCGTCATCGCTGCCCAGGATGGGCAGCGGGTGGAGTCCTGGCGGCAGCTCTGCGCCCACCTACGGGCCGGCGGCCACAAGCTCGGCGACGCCGCGATCCGTGACGCCGTGGACGACCTCGTGGTGGCTCAACGGATCACCGCGGCGAGCGGGCCAAGGGGGGCGACGGCCTACCAGTTAACTCCCGCGACTGCGGCTGGGGCATCCAATGAGTGA
- a CDS encoding recombinase family protein, which yields MRAAVYTRISQDTAGQALGVKRQLEDCLALADRLGWEVVAHHDDNDLSAFSGKTRPGFEALLAAMEAGEIGGLLCWHTDRLYRSMKDLERLIEIADARRVQIRTVNGGDLDLSTSAGRMLARILGSVARQESEHKGERQRRANDQAAAAGKWVSANRPFGYTIKGEIVPEEAAMIRQAARDVLASKSIRAVSKEWIAAGVTGTRGRPFTSPNVRRLLMNPRYAAIVVHRGREVGPGQWEPILDVDTHRGLVAFLSDPARHPGVNFDRKYIGSGVYLCGLCGGPMRHALAGNPTAPRYECRDHQHVVRRGEPVDEWVETVVLQYLSRPDIPLRLDDGRTVDVAELQAQRAGLQARLDELAGLFADGAVDGSQLRRGTTQLRGQLAGIDAELAELARKNPAADLIGAGEQLRERWDALTPDLKGKVISELVTVTIMPAGRRGPGFDRSLVVVEPRA from the coding sequence ATGCGCGCCGCCGTCTACACCAGAATCAGCCAAGACACCGCCGGGCAGGCCCTCGGCGTGAAACGCCAGCTCGAGGACTGCCTGGCCCTCGCCGACCGGCTCGGTTGGGAGGTCGTTGCCCACCACGACGACAACGACCTGTCCGCATTCAGCGGCAAGACCAGGCCCGGTTTCGAGGCCCTGCTGGCCGCGATGGAAGCCGGCGAAATCGGCGGCCTGCTCTGCTGGCACACCGACAGGCTGTACCGATCCATGAAAGACCTCGAACGGCTGATAGAGATCGCCGACGCCCGCCGCGTGCAGATCAGGACGGTCAACGGCGGCGACCTGGACCTGTCCACCAGTGCCGGCCGAATGCTGGCCCGCATCCTGGGCAGTGTGGCCCGGCAAGAGTCGGAACACAAGGGTGAGCGGCAGCGCCGCGCAAACGATCAGGCTGCCGCCGCCGGCAAGTGGGTGTCCGCTAACCGGCCGTTCGGGTACACGATCAAGGGCGAGATTGTACCCGAGGAGGCCGCCATGATCCGGCAGGCCGCCCGGGATGTGTTGGCAAGCAAGAGTATTCGGGCCGTGTCGAAAGAGTGGATCGCGGCCGGCGTGACCGGCACCCGCGGACGGCCATTCACCAGCCCGAATGTGCGCCGCCTGCTGATGAACCCACGCTATGCGGCGATCGTCGTGCACCGCGGCCGCGAGGTTGGGCCGGGGCAATGGGAGCCGATCTTGGATGTGGACACGCACCGCGGGCTGGTGGCGTTCCTGTCCGATCCGGCGCGACACCCAGGCGTGAACTTCGACCGGAAGTACATCGGCTCCGGGGTGTACCTGTGCGGGCTGTGCGGCGGCCCGATGCGGCACGCGCTGGCCGGCAACCCGACCGCCCCACGTTATGAGTGCCGCGACCACCAGCACGTCGTACGCCGCGGCGAACCCGTAGACGAGTGGGTCGAAACAGTTGTACTGCAATATCTGTCACGCCCAGATATACCGTTGCGTCTCGATGATGGGCGCACCGTGGACGTTGCCGAGCTACAGGCCCAACGCGCTGGGTTGCAGGCCCGGCTCGATGAGTTGGCCGGCCTGTTCGCCGATGGCGCGGTGGATGGCTCGCAGCTACGCCGAGGCACCACCCAGCTCCGCGGGCAGTTGGCCGGCATCGACGCGGAGCTGGCCGAGCTGGCCCGCAAGAATCCGGCCGCTGATCTGATCGGCGCCGGTGAGCAATTGCGGGAACGCTGGGACGCGCTGACGCCGGACCTTAAGGGGAAAGTCATCTCGGAGTTGGTGACGGTCACGATTATGCCGGCGGGGCGCCGCGGCCCTGGTTTCGATCGGTCTCTGGTAGTGGTCGAGCCGAGGGCATAA
- a CDS encoding PaaI family thioesterase — protein MNLGADSNVPTISADESALLLQRYGPLAQAVRELIDATIRTQADDTTAGEVTAQVRQLTERLRAGTLSDAPGLRYIVDGRPLAWGNAVIGLRNPIAPPLVIQHGENGHCWTDFHLGAAYEGPPSLVHGGVSALVLDHLLGEAASDGLTKPLFTGTITIKYLRGTPLGPLRAEASVYRRERIKSYARGHISDASGVTVEAEGVFIMPAWARDAGEVDWRHAP, from the coding sequence GTGAATCTCGGAGCGGACTCGAACGTGCCCACGATCAGCGCTGACGAGAGCGCGCTGCTCTTGCAGCGCTACGGACCGCTGGCGCAGGCGGTACGCGAGCTGATCGACGCCACTATTCGCACCCAGGCCGACGACACCACGGCCGGGGAGGTGACCGCCCAGGTGCGCCAGCTGACCGAGCGGCTGCGCGCCGGGACACTCAGCGATGCACCGGGATTGCGTTACATCGTCGACGGGCGCCCACTGGCATGGGGCAACGCGGTGATCGGCCTGCGCAATCCGATCGCCCCGCCGCTGGTGATCCAGCACGGCGAGAACGGCCACTGCTGGACCGACTTTCACCTCGGCGCGGCCTATGAGGGCCCGCCTTCGCTGGTCCACGGCGGGGTGAGTGCCCTGGTGCTCGACCATCTGCTCGGTGAGGCGGCCAGCGACGGACTGACCAAGCCGCTGTTCACCGGGACGATCACCATCAAATACCTGCGCGGCACGCCGCTGGGCCCGCTGCGCGCGGAAGCCTCGGTATACCGCCGGGAACGCATCAAGTCCTATGCCCGCGGGCATATCTCCGACGCCTCCGGTGTCACGGTGGAGGCCGAAGGCGTGTTCATCATGCCGGCGTGGGCGCGCGACGCGGGCGAGGTGGACTGGCGCCACGCGCCCTGA
- a CDS encoding bifunctional [glutamine synthetase] adenylyltransferase/[glutamine synthetase]-adenylyl-L-tyrosine phosphorylase: MTRTVVTYPGAQRRKLPSVGRLGLVDRYAAADLTQLGWYSSYTQAHVDVLWALSRAPDADLALRTLVRLSEAPGIDWDELSAALLADRGLRGRLFGVVGSSLALGDHLIAHPQSWKLLASSADSESYTLTLPSADALRAMFAECVAETIDGAYVERLRALYRDRLLVLAALDLAPTVENLPELPFVTVGAHLSDLADAALATALQLAETTVCGADDTAAVPRLAVIAMGKCGARELNYVSDVDVIFVAEEADAVSSRVAGELMRVAGEAFFEVDAGLRPEGRHGALVRTCESHIAYYQRWAKTWEFQALLKARPAAGDAELGRAYVEALLPMVWTACEREDFVTDVQAMRRRVEQLVPAEIRAREIKLGAGGLRDVEFAVQLLQLVHGRSDESLHVASTVDALAALGAGGYIGREDAATLTASYEFLRLLEHRLQLQRLKRTHMLPPPDDDEALRWLARAAHVRPDGRHDALGVLREELKAQNLRVSRLHAKLFYQPLLEAVGPAGLELAGGLTPGAAERQLAALGYEAPQNALTHLAALTNQSGRRGRVQTVLLPKLLYWLSDTPSPDAGLLAYRRLSEALAMQRWYLSTLRDSSAVAKRLMRVLGTSAYVPELLMRAPDVIKAYGDGPSGPKLLDTEPDAVARALIASAARHADPVRAIAAARSLRRHELARIASADLLGMLEVRDVCKALTTVWVAVLQASLDAIMRVNLPDDGPGSAPARIAVIGMGRLGGGELGYGSDADVMFVCEANDQAAGVSDADAVRWATTIAEQVRALLGTASVDPPLQVDINLRPEGRTGPPVRTLASYEAYYAQWAQPWEIQALLRAHWVAGDAELGRRFLLMVDETRYPAGGVSAEAVREIRRVKARVDSERLPRGADPNTHTKLGRGGLADVEWTVQLLQLRHAHRVPALHNTSTLETLDAIAAAGLLEEDDVDRLRQAWLTATRARNALVLVRGKPTDQLPGAGRALNAVAVAAGWPGGDGGEFLDNYLRVTRRAKAVARKVFGD, translated from the coding sequence CTGACCCGGACGGTCGTGACCTACCCCGGAGCGCAGCGCCGCAAGCTGCCTAGCGTCGGGCGACTGGGTCTGGTCGACCGGTACGCTGCGGCGGATCTGACCCAGCTCGGTTGGTACAGCTCCTACACCCAGGCGCATGTCGATGTCCTGTGGGCGCTGTCGCGAGCGCCCGACGCCGATCTTGCGCTGCGCACGCTGGTCCGGCTGTCGGAGGCGCCGGGGATCGACTGGGACGAGCTGAGCGCGGCGCTGCTGGCCGATCGCGGTCTGCGTGGGCGGCTGTTCGGGGTGGTGGGATCCTCGCTGGCGCTGGGGGATCACCTGATCGCCCACCCGCAGTCCTGGAAGCTGCTGGCGAGCTCGGCGGACTCCGAGAGCTACACGCTCACCCTGCCGTCGGCGGATGCGCTGCGCGCCATGTTCGCCGAGTGCGTCGCTGAGACGATCGACGGTGCCTACGTCGAGCGGCTGCGGGCGCTGTACCGCGACCGGCTGCTGGTGCTGGCCGCGTTGGATCTGGCGCCGACCGTCGAGAACCTGCCCGAACTGCCGTTCGTGACCGTCGGGGCGCATCTGTCCGACCTGGCCGACGCCGCGCTGGCGACGGCGCTGCAATTGGCCGAGACGACGGTGTGCGGCGCGGACGACACCGCCGCCGTGCCTCGCCTGGCCGTTATCGCGATGGGCAAATGCGGTGCGCGCGAACTGAATTACGTCAGCGATGTCGACGTCATCTTCGTCGCCGAGGAAGCCGACGCGGTGAGCAGCCGGGTCGCCGGCGAGCTGATGCGGGTGGCCGGCGAGGCGTTCTTCGAAGTGGATGCCGGGCTGCGGCCGGAGGGCCGGCACGGTGCGCTGGTGCGGACCTGCGAGTCGCACATCGCCTACTACCAGCGGTGGGCCAAGACCTGGGAGTTTCAGGCGCTGCTCAAAGCGCGCCCCGCCGCCGGTGACGCCGAACTGGGCCGAGCTTACGTCGAGGCGCTGCTGCCGATGGTCTGGACCGCTTGCGAGCGTGAGGATTTCGTCACCGACGTGCAGGCGATGCGTCGGCGGGTGGAGCAGCTGGTACCCGCCGAGATCCGGGCCCGCGAGATCAAACTCGGCGCCGGGGGCCTGCGCGACGTGGAGTTCGCCGTGCAACTGCTGCAGCTGGTGCACGGCCGCAGCGATGAGTCGTTGCATGTGGCGTCAACCGTCGACGCCCTGGCCGCACTGGGCGCCGGCGGCTACATCGGCCGCGAGGATGCGGCGACGCTGACCGCGTCATATGAGTTCCTCCGGCTGCTCGAACACCGACTGCAGTTACAGCGGCTCAAGCGCACCCACATGCTGCCGCCGCCCGACGACGACGAGGCGTTGCGCTGGCTGGCCCGCGCCGCCCACGTCCGGCCGGACGGTCGCCACGACGCGCTGGGGGTGCTGCGCGAGGAGCTCAAGGCCCAGAACCTACGGGTGTCACGGCTGCACGCCAAGCTGTTCTACCAGCCGCTGCTGGAGGCCGTCGGCCCTGCGGGCCTCGAGCTGGCCGGCGGCCTGACGCCCGGCGCCGCCGAACGACAGCTCGCCGCGCTGGGCTACGAGGCGCCGCAGAACGCCCTGACGCACCTGGCGGCGCTGACCAACCAGAGCGGCCGCCGCGGCCGGGTCCAGACGGTGCTGCTGCCCAAGCTGCTGTACTGGCTGTCGGATACGCCCAGCCCCGACGCCGGACTGCTGGCCTACCGCCGGCTCAGCGAGGCGCTGGCCATGCAGCGCTGGTACCTGAGCACGTTGCGCGACAGCAGCGCCGTGGCCAAGCGGCTGATGCGGGTGCTGGGCACCTCGGCCTACGTCCCGGAACTGTTGATGCGGGCACCCGACGTCATCAAGGCCTATGGCGACGGTCCGTCCGGGCCGAAACTGCTCGACACCGAGCCCGACGCGGTGGCGCGGGCGCTGATCGCGTCGGCGGCCCGCCACGCCGACCCGGTCCGCGCGATCGCCGCGGCGCGCAGCCTGCGCCGCCACGAACTGGCCCGGATCGCCTCGGCGGACCTGCTCGGCATGCTCGAGGTGCGCGACGTCTGCAAGGCGCTGACCACGGTGTGGGTGGCGGTGCTGCAGGCCAGCCTGGACGCGATCATGCGGGTCAACCTGCCGGACGACGGCCCCGGGTCGGCTCCGGCGCGTATCGCCGTCATCGGCATGGGCCGGCTGGGCGGGGGCGAACTCGGTTACGGCTCGGACGCCGACGTGATGTTCGTCTGCGAGGCCAATGACCAGGCGGCAGGGGTGAGCGACGCCGACGCGGTGCGCTGGGCGACGACGATCGCCGAACAGGTGCGGGCGCTGCTGGGCACCGCCAGTGTCGACCCCCCGCTGCAGGTCGACATCAACCTGCGACCCGAGGGTCGCACCGGCCCGCCGGTGCGCACCCTGGCCTCCTATGAGGCCTACTACGCGCAGTGGGCGCAGCCGTGGGAGATCCAGGCGCTGCTGCGGGCGCACTGGGTCGCCGGTGACGCCGAACTGGGCCGACGTTTCCTGCTGATGGTCGACGAGACCCGCTACCCGGCCGGCGGGGTCTCCGCCGAGGCGGTGCGGGAGATCCGCCGGGTCAAGGCGCGCGTCGACTCCGAGCGGCTGCCGCGGGGAGCCGACCCCAACACGCACACCAAGCTGGGCCGGGGCGGGCTGGCCGACGTCGAGTGGACCGTGCAGCTGCTGCAGCTGCGCCACGCGCACCGGGTTCCGGCGCTGCACAACACTTCGACGCTGGAGACCCTGGACGCCATCGCCGCTGCCGGCCTGCTCGAGGAAGACGACGTGGACCGGCTCCGGCAGGCGTGGCTGACCGCGACCCGTGCCCGCAATGCGTTGGTACTGGTCCGTGGCAAACCCACCGACCAGCTACCCGGGGCGGGGCGCGCGCTGAACGCGGTCGCGGTGGCTGCCGGCTGGCCCGGCGGCGACGGCGGTGAATTCCTGGACAACTACCTGCGGGTGACGCGACGTGCGAAGGCCGTGGCACGCAAGGTATTCGGTGATTAG